A part of Capsicum annuum cultivar UCD-10X-F1 chromosome 6, UCD10Xv1.1, whole genome shotgun sequence genomic DNA contains:
- the LOC107872944 gene encoding probable aquaporin TIP-type RB7-5A isoform X2: MGDYLDKLTSNAALDPAGLVAVAVAHAFALFVGVAMAANISGGHLNPAVTFGLAVGGNITILTGLFYWIAQLLGSTVACLLLKFVTNGLAVPTHGVAAGLSGIEGVVMEIVTTFALVYTVYATAADPKKGSLGTIAPIAIGFIVGANILAAGPFSGGSMNPARSFGPAVVAGDFSQNWIYWVGPLIGGGLAGFIYGDVFIGSHTPLPTSEDYA, translated from the exons ATGGGCGATTATCTAG ataagttgacttcaaatGCAGCACTTGATCCAGCTGGTCTAGTAGCAGTGGCTGTGGCTCATGCATTTGCATTGTTTGTTGGGGTCGCCATGGCAGCCAATATCTCAGGTGGTCACTTGAACCCAGCTGTCACTTTTGGATTGGCTGTAGGTGGAAACATCACCATCTTGACTGGCCTTTTCTACTGGATTGCCCAATTGCTTGGCTCCACAGTTGCTTGCCTACTCCTTAAATTTGTTACTAATGGTTTG GCTGTTCCAACTCATGGAGTTGCTGCTGGGCTCAGTGGAATCGAGGGAGTGGTTATGGAGATAGTCACCACCTTTGCACTTGTCTACACTGTCTATGCCACAGCAGCTGACCCCAAAAAGGGCTCACTAGGAACCATTGCACCCATTGCAATTGGGTTCATTGTTGGGGCCAACATTTTGGCAGCAGGCCCATTCAGTGGTGGGTCAATGAACCCAGCTCGATCATTTGGGCCTGCTGTAGTTGCAGGAGACTTTTCTCAGAACTGGATTTACTGGGTTGGCCCACTCATTGGTGGAGGATTGGCCGGGTTTATTTATGGAGATGTCTTTATTGGATCACACACCCCACTTCCAACCTCAGAAGACTATGCTTAG
- the LOC107872944 gene encoding probable aquaporin TIP-type RB7-5A isoform X1, translating to MVKIAFGSIGDSFSVGSLKAYLAEFIATLLFVFAGVGSAIAYNKLTSNAALDPAGLVAVAVAHAFALFVGVAMAANISGGHLNPAVTFGLAVGGNITILTGLFYWIAQLLGSTVACLLLKFVTNGLAVPTHGVAAGLSGIEGVVMEIVTTFALVYTVYATAADPKKGSLGTIAPIAIGFIVGANILAAGPFSGGSMNPARSFGPAVVAGDFSQNWIYWVGPLIGGGLAGFIYGDVFIGSHTPLPTSEDYA from the exons atggtgaagaTTGCCTTTGGTAGCATTGGTGACTCTTTTAGTGTTGGGTCATTGAAGGCCTACTTAGCTGAGTTTATTGCTACTCTACTCTTTGTATTTGCTGGTGTTGGATCTGCTATAGCTTATA ataagttgacttcaaatGCAGCACTTGATCCAGCTGGTCTAGTAGCAGTGGCTGTGGCTCATGCATTTGCATTGTTTGTTGGGGTCGCCATGGCAGCCAATATCTCAGGTGGTCACTTGAACCCAGCTGTCACTTTTGGATTGGCTGTAGGTGGAAACATCACCATCTTGACTGGCCTTTTCTACTGGATTGCCCAATTGCTTGGCTCCACAGTTGCTTGCCTACTCCTTAAATTTGTTACTAATGGTTTG GCTGTTCCAACTCATGGAGTTGCTGCTGGGCTCAGTGGAATCGAGGGAGTGGTTATGGAGATAGTCACCACCTTTGCACTTGTCTACACTGTCTATGCCACAGCAGCTGACCCCAAAAAGGGCTCACTAGGAACCATTGCACCCATTGCAATTGGGTTCATTGTTGGGGCCAACATTTTGGCAGCAGGCCCATTCAGTGGTGGGTCAATGAACCCAGCTCGATCATTTGGGCCTGCTGTAGTTGCAGGAGACTTTTCTCAGAACTGGATTTACTGGGTTGGCCCACTCATTGGTGGAGGATTGGCCGGGTTTATTTATGGAGATGTCTTTATTGGATCACACACCCCACTTCCAACCTCAGAAGACTATGCTTAG